From Halotia branconii CENA392, the proteins below share one genomic window:
- a CDS encoding NUDIX hydrolase produces MPLGRELPQLLKQRLFHKGRKFDFEVNRLRLPNKSEGEWECIRHPGGALAIPITAEGKLVLVRQYRFAVQGRLLEFPAGTVESTEDPLETIQREIAEETGYSAQKWDKIGEFFLAPGYSDEIIYAFLARDLEKLDTLPERDEDEDLETVLLTPEEMETAILEGELVDAKSISSFFLARSFLL; encoded by the coding sequence ATGCCATTAGGTAGAGAATTACCACAGCTGCTAAAACAGCGCTTATTTCATAAAGGACGCAAGTTTGATTTTGAAGTGAATCGTCTGCGTTTGCCTAATAAATCAGAAGGAGAATGGGAGTGTATTCGTCACCCAGGCGGTGCTTTAGCTATACCCATAACAGCAGAGGGTAAACTTGTACTCGTGCGCCAATATCGTTTTGCAGTTCAGGGACGTTTATTAGAATTTCCTGCGGGTACTGTAGAATCAACTGAAGATCCCTTAGAAACAATACAACGTGAAATTGCCGAAGAAACTGGCTATAGCGCTCAAAAATGGGACAAGATAGGAGAGTTTTTCTTGGCTCCTGGCTATTCTGACGAAATTATCTACGCCTTTCTGGCACGAGATTTAGAAAAGCTCGATACATTACCAGAACGTGATGAAGATGAGGATCTCGAAACTGTATTATTGACTCCTGAAGAAATGGAAACAGCTATTTTGGAAGGAGAGCTAGTAGATGCTAAATCAATTTCTAGCTTTTTCCTAGCTCGTTCTTTTTTGCTTTAA
- a CDS encoding pentapeptide repeat-containing protein has protein sequence MSELEQYYRVLELEPGATLEEVNQAYKDLVFVWHPDRIPRENTRLHKKAQEKLKAINEARDQLRSFNGKHQTFSHSPSPQPKKSSSYQPRKSSSPQPKTSSVNNRQPPKQNPDLSGKDFSQANLSNKDLSGRNLSYANLSGADLSDTFMHKVNLRGANLSEANLFRANLLLSDMREANLRYANLIGADLSGADLRGADLTGARIRSGERLLVKMIGANLAGAIMPDGAIHS, from the coding sequence ATGAGCGAGCTGGAGCAGTATTATAGAGTATTAGAGTTAGAACCTGGGGCGACACTTGAAGAAGTGAACCAGGCTTACAAAGATTTGGTTTTTGTCTGGCATCCTGATCGTATTCCCAGAGAGAATACGCGCTTACACAAAAAAGCACAAGAAAAATTGAAAGCAATTAATGAAGCCCGTGATCAGTTACGTTCTTTTAATGGTAAACATCAAACCTTTTCTCATTCTCCATCACCTCAACCAAAAAAATCATCTTCATATCAACCAAGAAAATCATCTTCACCTCAACCAAAAACATCATCTGTAAACAATCGTCAGCCACCAAAACAAAATCCTGATTTGAGTGGGAAAGACTTTAGTCAAGCTAATTTAAGTAATAAGGATTTATCTGGTAGAAACCTTAGTTATGCTAACTTGAGTGGTGCTGATCTAAGTGATACTTTTATGCACAAAGTTAATCTTAGAGGCGCGAATTTGTCAGAAGCAAATTTATTTAGAGCCAACTTACTTTTATCCGATATGAGAGAAGCAAATTTACGTTATGCTAACTTAATTGGTGCGGATCTTAGCGGTGCGGATTTGCGTGGGGCTGATTTAACAGGAGCGCGTATTCGTTCTGGTGAACGCCTTTTGGTGAAAATGATTGGTGCTAATTTGGCTGGCGCTATTATGCCTGATGGGGCTATTCACAGTTAA
- a CDS encoding efflux RND transporter permease subunit translates to MFADFFIRRPVFTSVCSLIILLVGAISIPTLPTDRYPEISPTQINVTANYVGASAEVVENTVTTILERQINGVEGMKYMTSSSSNNGSSTITVTFDASRDKDIAAVDVQNRVSLAEPQLPEAVQRTGVTVSKQSNNILLAMGLYSENKEYDNVFLSNYADLYIVDALKRIDGVSEARIFGERRYAMRLWLDPNRLASRDLTAEDVIDAVNEQNLQVGAGQIGQQPSVPGQMYQIDLQAVSRLTDTKEFADMVVKTGADGTLVKLKDVGRAELGAENYNTFLRFRGNEGVGIGIFPTPGSNALEVAKAVKAEMAQLSPRFPPGMRYQVAFDTTLFVEASLEEVIKTLLEAIALVVLVIFIFLQDWRTTIIPVIVIPLALIGTFAFIKIFGFSINTLTMFGLTLATGLVVDDAIIVVENISRLIEEENMSPRRAASESMRELLGAVIATSLVLMAVFVPVAFFPGSTGQIYKQFALTIAFSIAISTFLAITLTPALSALLLRPGQRPRGWLGWIFERVNRFLDWMRRGYERTLNRLSRMAAIVVLLFILSLGLTAWVYTRVPTAFIPDEDQGYFITIIQGPEGVSLNYTSKVMAQVEKEILKLPEVTGTFAIGGFGFSGNSANSGAIFTTLKPWGERSGEEHSAQGIMGKLTGVLSAIPEAKIFPVNPPAIQGLGSFGGFQFQLQDRDGNSGLGTMLQVMGQLMERGNQTPGLQAVFSTFNANTPKMLIEVDRNQAKALQVDVDDIFNTLQSYLGSRYVNDFNFLQRTYRVYVQADAQFRSNPDDIGKLYVRSVNDQMISLNNLVKVTPATGAQTINHYNLFRSIEISGSAAPGYSSGQATSAMEQVASQVLPATMGYEWSGITAEEKQSGGQAPLIFGLGLVFVFLVLAAQYENYVDPVIIMLSVPLAILGALLAQSLRGLANDVFCQVGLVMLIGLASKNAILIVEFANQLQEQGLSLTTAAVKAAQERLRPILMTSLSFILGILPLVTAEGAGAASRASLGTAVAGGMIVSTFLSLFIVPILYIVVGRIRDRLRPRRQTQKLDSHRDGKVPSTSHR, encoded by the coding sequence ATGTTTGCTGACTTTTTTATTAGGCGACCTGTATTTACAAGTGTCTGCTCCCTAATCATTTTGTTAGTTGGGGCAATTAGTATTCCAACATTACCTACTGACCGTTATCCAGAAATCAGCCCAACTCAAATCAACGTGACTGCTAATTATGTTGGAGCCAGTGCTGAAGTCGTAGAAAATACGGTAACTACTATCTTAGAACGCCAAATTAACGGCGTTGAAGGCATGAAATACATGACTTCGAGCAGTAGTAATAATGGTAGCAGTACGATCACAGTTACATTTGATGCATCGCGAGACAAAGATATCGCTGCGGTAGATGTGCAAAATCGTGTGTCTCTTGCCGAGCCGCAATTGCCAGAAGCAGTACAGCGAACTGGAGTCACTGTTAGTAAGCAGTCTAACAACATCCTTTTAGCGATGGGACTGTACTCAGAAAACAAAGAGTATGACAATGTATTTTTAAGCAACTATGCCGATCTTTACATCGTAGATGCACTGAAGAGAATTGACGGCGTGAGTGAAGCGCGGATTTTTGGTGAACGTCGTTATGCTATGCGCTTATGGCTCGACCCAAACCGTCTTGCTAGTCGTGATCTTACTGCTGAGGATGTAATTGATGCAGTTAATGAACAAAACCTCCAGGTAGGTGCTGGGCAAATTGGTCAGCAACCATCAGTGCCAGGACAAATGTACCAAATAGATCTGCAAGCAGTCAGTAGACTTACTGATACTAAAGAATTTGCAGACATGGTAGTCAAGACAGGTGCAGATGGCACATTAGTCAAATTGAAAGATGTGGGCAGAGCAGAGTTAGGAGCAGAGAACTATAATACTTTTTTGAGATTTAGAGGCAATGAAGGTGTGGGTATAGGGATATTTCCCACTCCGGGAAGTAACGCTTTAGAAGTTGCTAAGGCAGTAAAGGCAGAGATGGCGCAACTATCGCCACGCTTCCCACCAGGAATGAGATATCAGGTAGCATTTGATACAACATTATTTGTAGAAGCCTCTTTAGAAGAAGTTATTAAGACATTGTTAGAAGCGATCGCTCTTGTAGTCTTAGTCATATTTATCTTCTTACAAGACTGGCGGACTACAATAATTCCCGTGATTGTAATTCCCCTGGCATTGATTGGGACTTTCGCTTTTATCAAAATTTTTGGATTTTCTATTAATACCTTGACCATGTTCGGGTTGACCTTAGCAACGGGGTTGGTGGTAGATGACGCAATTATCGTAGTTGAAAATATCTCTCGCTTAATTGAAGAAGAAAATATGTCACCCCGACGGGCGGCTTCTGAATCGATGCGGGAACTATTAGGGGCAGTAATTGCCACTTCTTTGGTACTGATGGCGGTATTTGTCCCCGTCGCCTTCTTTCCCGGCTCTACAGGACAGATATATAAACAATTTGCCTTAACGATCGCCTTTTCGATTGCTATTTCTACCTTTTTGGCCATTACCCTCACGCCTGCTTTATCTGCTTTATTGCTGCGTCCAGGACAAAGACCCCGTGGCTGGTTAGGTTGGATTTTTGAGCGAGTTAATCGGTTTTTAGATTGGATGCGTCGGGGGTATGAGCGAACCTTAAACCGCTTATCTCGCATGGCTGCGATCGTTGTTTTGCTATTTATTCTTTCCTTGGGACTGACTGCTTGGGTTTACACTCGTGTACCCACGGCATTTATTCCTGATGAAGACCAAGGTTATTTCATCACCATTATTCAAGGGCCAGAAGGTGTATCCCTCAATTACACTAGCAAAGTCATGGCTCAGGTAGAAAAAGAAATTCTCAAGTTACCAGAAGTCACAGGAACTTTTGCTATTGGTGGCTTTGGTTTTAGTGGCAACTCTGCCAATAGTGGTGCTATTTTCACAACTCTCAAACCTTGGGGAGAGCGCAGTGGAGAAGAGCATTCAGCACAGGGAATTATGGGCAAGTTGACAGGAGTATTATCAGCAATTCCCGAAGCGAAAATTTTCCCAGTTAACCCCCCCGCTATTCAGGGTTTAGGCAGTTTTGGTGGTTTTCAATTTCAACTACAAGACAGAGACGGGAACAGCGGCTTAGGTACTATGCTGCAAGTCATGGGTCAGTTAATGGAACGCGGTAATCAAACACCGGGTTTACAAGCTGTGTTTAGCACTTTCAATGCCAACACACCCAAGATGTTGATTGAAGTAGATCGCAACCAAGCTAAAGCTCTGCAAGTTGATGTAGATGATATCTTTAATACCCTCCAAAGTTACTTGGGTTCGCGGTATGTCAATGATTTTAATTTCCTGCAACGGACTTATCGGGTGTATGTCCAAGCAGACGCTCAGTTTCGCTCTAACCCTGATGATATTGGCAAATTGTACGTTCGTTCTGTCAACGATCAGATGATTTCTCTAAATAATCTTGTGAAAGTTACTCCTGCAACCGGAGCGCAAACGATCAATCATTACAACTTGTTCCGTTCGATTGAAATTAGCGGCTCTGCTGCTCCTGGCTATAGTTCTGGACAAGCGACTTCAGCAATGGAGCAAGTGGCAAGTCAGGTTTTACCAGCAACTATGGGTTACGAATGGTCGGGAATTACTGCTGAAGAAAAACAATCTGGAGGTCAAGCTCCTTTAATTTTTGGCTTGGGACTTGTCTTTGTCTTCTTGGTACTGGCTGCTCAATATGAGAACTACGTTGATCCGGTAATTATTATGCTCTCAGTTCCTCTAGCTATTTTAGGGGCGCTGTTGGCACAATCTCTGCGGGGTTTAGCCAACGATGTATTTTGTCAGGTTGGTTTGGTAATGCTGATCGGTCTGGCAAGTAAAAATGCCATTTTGATCGTAGAATTTGCTAACCAATTGCAAGAACAAGGTCTTTCTTTGACCACAGCAGCAGTAAAAGCGGCACAAGAACGTCTGCGACCAATTCTCATGACTTCCCTTTCTTTTATTTTGGGGATTTTACCATTGGTTACAGCCGAAGGCGCTGGTGCAGCTAGTAGAGCATCTCTGGGTACAGCCGTCGCTGGTGGGATGATTGTTTCTACATTTTTGAGTTTGTTTATCGTACCTATTTTATACATTGTGGTGGGACGAATCCGCGATCGCTTGCGCCCCCGTCGCCAAACTCAGAAATTAGATTCTCATCGTGATGGCAAAGTTCCCTCTACGAGTCATCGGTAA
- the folK gene encoding 2-amino-4-hydroxy-6-hydroxymethyldihydropteridine diphosphokinase, with translation MKRLESRIIPKYKQSAIALGSNMGNSAKILAAAIDILAKTPSIVLQAKSSLYQTKAVGPPQPDYLNGCALVQTEMPPQQLLNTLLAIEQKFGRVRQEHWGPRSLDLDLLLYDDLIWNTPTLQIPHPRMRERAFVLVPLAEIAPGWVEPISGCAIKDLVKEVDCSDVHLLQGN, from the coding sequence ATCAAGCGCTTAGAAAGTAGAATAATCCCTAAGTACAAGCAAAGCGCAATTGCTCTTGGTAGTAATATGGGCAATTCCGCAAAAATTTTAGCAGCGGCTATAGATATATTAGCTAAAACACCTAGTATTGTTTTACAAGCTAAATCTAGTTTATATCAAACCAAAGCAGTAGGGCCACCGCAGCCAGACTACTTAAATGGCTGCGCTCTTGTGCAAACAGAAATGCCACCGCAGCAATTATTAAATACCTTGCTAGCAATAGAACAAAAATTTGGGCGGGTGCGACAAGAACATTGGGGACCGCGATCGCTTGATTTGGATTTGTTATTATATGATGACTTAATCTGGAATACACCAACCCTTCAAATTCCCCATCCTCGAATGCGGGAACGAGCTTTTGTATTAGTGCCACTTGCAGAAATTGCCCCAGGTTGGGTAGAACCGATTTCTGGGTGTGCTATCAAAGATTTGGTGAAAGAGGTAGACTGTTCTGATGTACATTTATTGCAGGGCAATTAA
- a CDS encoding efflux RND transporter periplasmic adaptor subunit, whose protein sequence is MTSPEPQTDFGENLPQTSYEPPPKKRRWLRLLLAFILLIGGGTAVIWHLLSSANQQPSTTNAQPPGVRVKVSPVQVGTIEDSTDFIASLESRRSVTLQPRIQGQVTQIFVRSGDPVAAGAAVIQVDPRQQKAAVSSIDAAAQAARAQLENARATLKSLEAERLSNVADLQLNQQDYERYENLAQQGAVSRQTKDQYANRLATAKANLGAINSKIQAQQATILQAQRDLQQAQANTEEQEVQLQYYRVTAPFAGTVGDIPVKIGDFVNTSTQLVSITQNQPLEVKISVPLERGSQLRKGMPVELMNTQGKTIGNSRVFFISPLASNNTQSILIKALFNNSQGQLRADQLVRARVIWNQRSGVLIPTTAVSRVAGETFVYVAQTEKSPKGVSQLVARQKPVKLGDIRNNNYQVLEGLKPEDKIVISGLLNLKDGIPIVPES, encoded by the coding sequence ATGACATCCCCTGAGCCTCAAACTGATTTTGGAGAAAATCTTCCACAAACCTCTTATGAGCCACCTCCCAAAAAACGGCGGTGGCTTCGGTTATTGTTAGCCTTTATACTACTGATAGGGGGTGGAACAGCTGTAATTTGGCATTTACTCTCTTCTGCAAATCAACAACCTTCAACCACTAATGCTCAACCTCCAGGAGTCAGAGTGAAGGTATCTCCAGTGCAAGTTGGCACAATAGAAGATAGTACAGATTTTATTGCCAGCCTTGAGTCTCGTCGTTCGGTAACGCTCCAGCCGAGAATCCAAGGTCAAGTCACCCAAATATTTGTGAGATCAGGAGATCCAGTTGCAGCAGGAGCAGCAGTTATTCAAGTAGATCCTAGGCAGCAAAAAGCAGCAGTCAGTAGTATCGATGCTGCGGCTCAAGCAGCTAGAGCGCAGTTGGAAAATGCCCGCGCTACTCTTAAATCATTAGAAGCGGAACGATTATCCAACGTTGCTGATTTGCAATTAAATCAGCAAGACTACGAAAGATATGAGAATTTAGCCCAACAAGGAGCCGTATCTCGACAGACTAAAGATCAATATGCCAATCGCTTGGCCACAGCTAAGGCTAATCTTGGTGCAATTAATTCTAAGATTCAAGCCCAACAAGCCACCATTTTACAGGCGCAAAGAGACTTGCAACAAGCTCAAGCAAATACCGAAGAGCAAGAAGTTCAACTTCAGTACTACAGAGTTACTGCTCCTTTTGCAGGTACGGTTGGCGATATCCCAGTGAAAATAGGTGATTTCGTTAATACTTCCACCCAGCTAGTTAGCATCACTCAAAACCAACCTTTAGAAGTCAAAATATCTGTGCCACTGGAGCGAGGATCACAACTGCGTAAGGGAATGCCTGTGGAACTGATGAATACACAAGGTAAAACCATAGGCAATAGTAGAGTATTTTTCATTTCACCGCTTGCCAGCAATAATACTCAATCGATATTAATCAAAGCACTTTTTAACAATTCACAGGGTCAGCTGCGAGCAGATCAATTAGTGCGAGCTAGAGTGATTTGGAATCAACGCTCTGGAGTCTTGATTCCAACTACAGCAGTCTCTCGCGTTGCTGGAGAAACTTTTGTCTATGTAGCACAAACAGAAAAATCTCCCAAGGGAGTTTCTCAACTTGTAGCTCGGCAAAAGCCAGTGAAATTAGGTGATATCAGAAATAATAATTATCAAGTTCTTGAAGGATTAAAGCCAGAAGACAAAATTGTCATCTCAGGACTCTTGAATCTTAAGGATGGCATTCCCATTGTTCCTGAATCTTAG
- a CDS encoding FtsW/RodA/SpoVE family cell cycle protein — MNLRRLIPIFDNSVSSWALEARLLRWLTLIWLFVGLIMLFSASYAVADARQGDGLYYFKRQILWVLVSLIGFNIIVNLPLRKILRVSHWFLALFLILIFVTLIPGLGKKAFDAARWIAIGPVPIQPSELIKPFLVLQSARLFGQWERLTWRVRFTWLGIFCLVLLGIIAQPNLSTTALCGMTIWLIALAAGLPYKYLGGTALGGIVLATLSISIKEYQRKRVMSFLNPWADATGDGYQLVQSLLAVGSGKTWGAGYGLSQQKLFYLPIQDTDFIFAVFAEEFGFVGSMALLILLALFATLGLIVALKAKNPVNRLVAIGVTILMVGQSLLHIGVATGSLPTTGLPLPMFSYGGNSMIASLVAAGLLIRVARESSEAEVLPLRRTRENKPQRRIFQKTKR, encoded by the coding sequence GTGAATCTACGCCGCCTGATTCCAATTTTTGATAACTCTGTCTCTAGCTGGGCGTTAGAAGCGCGGTTACTGCGCTGGTTAACGTTAATTTGGCTGTTCGTCGGGTTGATTATGCTGTTTTCAGCATCCTATGCTGTCGCTGATGCACGTCAAGGTGATGGACTGTATTACTTTAAGCGTCAAATCTTGTGGGTTTTAGTTTCTTTAATCGGATTCAACATTATTGTTAATCTCCCCTTACGGAAAATTTTGAGGGTATCTCATTGGTTTTTAGCCCTGTTTTTGATATTAATTTTCGTAACCTTGATTCCAGGATTAGGTAAAAAAGCTTTTGACGCTGCGCGTTGGATAGCCATCGGGCCAGTGCCAATTCAACCTTCAGAATTGATTAAACCCTTTTTGGTATTGCAAAGTGCGCGACTATTTGGACAGTGGGAACGACTGACTTGGCGAGTTCGCTTCACTTGGCTGGGTATATTTTGTTTAGTACTGTTAGGTATTATCGCTCAGCCTAACTTAAGTACAACAGCACTTTGCGGTATGACTATTTGGCTCATTGCTTTAGCGGCAGGACTACCTTACAAATATTTGGGAGGAACAGCCCTCGGTGGCATAGTATTAGCAACACTCAGTATTAGTATTAAAGAGTACCAACGCAAACGAGTGATGTCGTTCCTTAATCCTTGGGCGGATGCTACAGGTGATGGCTACCAGCTAGTACAAAGTTTACTAGCGGTAGGTTCTGGTAAAACCTGGGGGGCTGGATATGGACTTTCTCAACAAAAGCTGTTTTATTTACCAATTCAAGACACTGACTTTATTTTTGCCGTCTTCGCGGAAGAATTTGGATTTGTTGGCAGTATGGCGTTATTGATACTTTTAGCTTTATTTGCCACTTTAGGATTAATCGTGGCACTCAAGGCAAAGAACCCAGTGAATCGATTAGTCGCGATCGGTGTGACAATTTTAATGGTAGGACAATCATTACTGCATATTGGTGTGGCCACAGGTTCGCTGCCAACTACAGGTTTACCCTTACCTATGTTTAGTTATGGTGGTAATTCTATGATTGCCAGTTTGGTAGCTGCTGGGTTGCTAATTCGCGTAGCCCGCGAGAGTAGTGAAGCGGAAGTATTACCCTTACGAAGAACCAGGGAAAATAAGCCTCAGCGGCGGATATTCCAGAAAACTAAACGTTGA
- the aroF gene encoding 3-deoxy-7-phosphoheptulonate synthase: MINAKLAQQSHSSHQTIVKLSPKVAFGGEELVIIGGPCAVESLEQMETVAQKLSTASVQALRGGVYKPRTSPYAFQGMGEEGLEILAKLRSRYNMPVITEVMSISQIEIVAAHADMLQIGSRNMQNFDLLKALGQAGKPILLKRGLAATIEEFVMAAEYILSHGNLDVVLCERGIRSFDNYTRNVLDLAAVAALKQITHLPVIVDPSHAVGKRELVAPMAKAAIACGADGLIIECHPEPEKSISDARQALALEDMVNLVDNLKPIAAAVGRNISEATGVGLKPAPIYCAA; the protein is encoded by the coding sequence ATGATTAACGCCAAACTTGCTCAACAATCTCATTCTAGCCACCAAACAATTGTTAAACTTTCACCAAAAGTTGCCTTCGGTGGTGAAGAATTGGTAATTATCGGTGGCCCTTGCGCGGTAGAAAGCTTAGAACAAATGGAGACAGTCGCTCAAAAGCTATCTACCGCATCTGTACAAGCGTTACGCGGTGGTGTCTATAAACCCCGTACCTCTCCCTACGCTTTCCAGGGTATGGGAGAAGAAGGATTAGAGATTTTAGCAAAACTGCGATCGCGCTACAATATGCCAGTCATCACCGAAGTTATGTCAATTTCTCAAATTGAAATTGTTGCTGCTCATGCTGATATGCTTCAGATTGGCAGCCGCAATATGCAAAATTTTGATTTACTGAAAGCTTTGGGACAAGCAGGTAAACCAATACTTCTCAAACGTGGTTTAGCAGCGACAATCGAAGAGTTCGTCATGGCGGCTGAATATATCTTAAGCCACGGCAATCTGGATGTGGTGTTGTGTGAACGAGGTATCCGCAGCTTTGATAATTACACGCGCAATGTTCTAGATTTAGCAGCAGTAGCAGCTCTCAAGCAAATAACTCATTTGCCTGTGATTGTAGATCCTTCTCATGCTGTAGGCAAGCGGGAACTAGTAGCACCAATGGCTAAGGCTGCAATTGCTTGTGGGGCAGATGGGTTAATTATTGAGTGTCATCCAGAGCCAGAAAAATCTATTTCTGACGCTCGTCAAGCACTTGCTTTAGAAGATATGGTGAATTTGGTTGATAATTTAAAGCCTATAGCAGCAGCCGTTGGGCGGAATATCTCAGAAGCAACAGGGGTGGGTTTAAAACCTGCCCCTATTTATTGTGCAGCTTAA
- a CDS encoding transglycosylase domain-containing protein, with protein MQPGNHYDNEESTNKTLPPTKLVKARQLLSQVSGVSSGIITRLTRSDKPFYRRIWFWTGLSVGGGIIACTYVIGSIDRTLPDKSELKAVVREQTLTIKAVDGTILQQQGEVTREQLKLEQIPNNLQKAFIASEDRRFKQHHGIDPQGIIRAGWNNLRSQNVVEGGSTITQQVARILFLKQERTIWRKLKEVRLAQKMEQELTKDQILERYLNLVYLGSGAYGVADAAWVYFSKTVDQLTLPEMATIAGLAPAPSSYSPEQNPEAAKQRRNLVLQRMQEDGVITAAQRQEATQAPLTLISSLPKRLQVESPYFTSYIQKELPKYVSPEVLDSGGLVVETTLVPNWQKLAEAAVAKTLRNQGRWENFKQASLVAIDPRNGEIQAMVGGKDFGKNQFNRVTQAQRQPGSTFKGFVYATAIATGKSPYDSYVDAPFVVDDYEPKNYGKTFRGSMSMRDALTRSINVIAVKVLIDVGFEPTIKLAHNMGIKSDLQPTYSLALGSNEVNLLELTSAYGSFATQGLHTEPHGIRRILNRQGEVIWSKNFQAKRVLDPVSAEITTWMLRNVVENGTGAAAQLGNRPVAGKTGTSDEARDLWFIGYIPQLVTGVWLGNDDNRPTWGSSGSAAYTWNEFMEKAVEGIPVEKFPKRPKLEGRKGSIKAKPVKPKKILNRSLSSDEDSEANSHNSDDNGSSRSRRSRRRYQQNNDTSSESPRRRRRYRRRTSSSSESTSGSSRTRRVESKSPSRSRSSSSAQNKSSDSSSQPSWRERLRPGQ; from the coding sequence TTGCAACCTGGTAATCATTACGATAACGAAGAATCGACAAATAAGACCTTACCTCCAACAAAGCTTGTGAAGGCAAGGCAACTATTGAGTCAGGTGAGTGGTGTCTCATCTGGTATAATTACTAGGCTAACCAGAAGCGATAAACCGTTTTATCGTCGAATCTGGTTTTGGACAGGCTTGAGTGTAGGCGGTGGGATTATCGCTTGTACCTACGTTATCGGCTCAATAGATCGGACTTTGCCTGATAAATCTGAATTGAAAGCTGTTGTGCGAGAGCAAACACTGACAATTAAAGCCGTCGATGGAACCATATTACAACAGCAAGGTGAAGTCACTAGAGAACAACTAAAACTAGAGCAGATACCTAATAACCTGCAAAAAGCCTTCATCGCTTCAGAAGATAGAAGATTTAAGCAACATCATGGCATCGACCCTCAAGGAATTATTAGAGCAGGTTGGAATAACTTGCGATCGCAAAATGTAGTAGAAGGTGGTAGCACCATCACTCAGCAAGTAGCCCGCATTCTTTTTTTGAAGCAAGAACGGACAATTTGGCGCAAACTTAAAGAAGTCCGCTTAGCACAAAAAATGGAGCAAGAATTGACCAAAGACCAGATTCTAGAGCGCTATTTGAATCTGGTTTACTTGGGGTCTGGTGCTTATGGTGTAGCAGATGCCGCTTGGGTATATTTTAGTAAAACGGTAGATCAACTTACCTTACCAGAAATGGCGACGATCGCTGGATTAGCGCCTGCACCTAGTTCATACTCCCCAGAGCAGAATCCCGAAGCTGCTAAACAGCGGCGAAACTTGGTATTGCAGCGGATGCAAGAAGATGGAGTAATCACAGCAGCCCAAAGGCAAGAAGCAACTCAAGCACCATTAACCCTAATCAGCAGTTTACCCAAGCGACTGCAAGTAGAATCTCCCTACTTTACCAGCTACATTCAAAAAGAATTACCGAAGTACGTTTCCCCTGAAGTTTTAGATAGCGGCGGTTTAGTTGTAGAAACCACCCTAGTCCCAAATTGGCAAAAGTTAGCAGAAGCCGCAGTTGCTAAAACGTTGCGAAATCAAGGACGCTGGGAAAACTTTAAACAAGCATCTTTAGTAGCAATTGACCCTCGTAATGGCGAAATTCAGGCTATGGTTGGGGGAAAAGATTTCGGGAAAAACCAGTTTAATCGTGTCACCCAAGCACAACGTCAACCAGGCTCGACATTTAAAGGTTTCGTTTATGCCACAGCAATAGCCACTGGCAAGAGTCCCTACGATAGCTACGTAGATGCACCCTTTGTAGTCGATGACTACGAACCCAAAAACTACGGTAAGACTTTCCGTGGCTCGATGAGTATGCGAGATGCCCTCACCCGTTCTATCAATGTAATTGCGGTGAAGGTATTAATCGATGTGGGATTTGAACCAACAATAAAATTGGCTCATAACATGGGAATTAAATCAGACCTCCAACCCACCTATTCTTTAGCTCTTGGCTCGAATGAAGTCAATTTACTAGAATTAACCAGTGCTTACGGTAGTTTTGCCACTCAGGGATTACACACAGAACCTCATGGCATTCGCCGTATCCTGAATCGCCAAGGTGAGGTAATTTGGTCAAAGAATTTTCAAGCCAAGCGAGTGCTTGACCCTGTTAGTGCTGAGATCACGACTTGGATGTTACGCAACGTTGTAGAAAATGGTACTGGTGCTGCCGCCCAATTAGGTAATCGACCTGTAGCCGGCAAGACTGGCACATCAGATGAAGCCCGCGATTTATGGTTTATTGGCTATATTCCTCAACTAGTCACAGGAGTTTGGCTAGGTAACGATGACAACCGTCCCACTTGGGGAAGTAGTGGTAGTGCTGCTTACACCTGGAATGAATTTATGGAAAAAGCAGTAGAGGGAATACCTGTAGAAAAGTTCCCTAAAAGACCAAAGTTAGAAGGTCGCAAAGGCAGCATTAAGGCCAAACCTGTCAAGCCCAAAAAAATCCTCAATCGCTCCCTTTCTTCAGACGAAGATAGTGAGGCAAATTCTCATAATTCCGATGATAACGGTTCATCCAGAAGTAGAAGAAGTAGAAGACGTTACCAACAAAACAACGATACCTCTTCAGAGTCACCTAGAAGACGGCGACGTTATCGTAGAAGAACATCAAGTTCTAGTGAATCTACTTCTGGGAGTAGCAGAACTAGACGAGTGGAATCAAAATCGCCTTCGAGATCTCGGAGTTCTTCATCTGCTCAAAATAAGAGTTCTGATTCATCATCACAACCTTCGTGGCGGGAGAGACTCAGACCTGGTCAATAG